The Pseudomonas fluorescens genome segment CGGCAACCTGACGTACCTGCCGCTGCACCTGAAAAGCCTGAAAACCCAGCTCGCCGCGGCCCACGCCTTGCAGTCCATCGAACCGGCCGCTGCCGTTGCTCATCATGACGACGCGGCGTTGGTCAGCCGTGAGTTGCAAGTGATCGATGGCGGTGGCGACGTCCAGCGCATTCACCCGAATGGCGTGCCGACCATCAATGTCGATCTGCAGCGTTATCTCGCCTGGCTGGCCAAGGCCCGGGCGTCGAATCAGACGCCTTACGGACTGACCGCCGAAACCACGCCGCTGGGCTTCCGTGCCGACAAGACCTGGCAGGTGTTTTCCGGATTGCACGTGATTTCGGACTTGCATGCCCTGGGGTTGCAAATCGAAAACAAGGCCAGCCTGATCGACTGCATCAGGGCTTCGCAAAACACCGACGGTGGATTTGCCGAGCAGCCCGGGCACTTGAGCGATGTGTTCGCCACCTACTGCGCGGTGTTGTCGCTGCGGGTGCTGGGCGCGTTGCCGAACGATATCGGCGCTTGTGTGCGTTACCTGCAAGCGTGCCAGAACCCCGACGGCGGTTTCGGTGATGTGCCGGGTTTCGGCTCGGACATTTGGCACACCAACCTGGCGGTGCTGTCGCTGCATGCCCTTGAAGCCAAGGCGCCGGACGAGCAGGGCGTGATGGCGTTCGCCTTGCGCTGCCGCTCGGCCGACGGTGGTTTCGCCAACAAGCCCGGCTATCCGCCGGATGCCTTCTCGGTGTACCGCGTGGTGTCGACGCTGTTCATTCTCAACCGACGCATCGTCGATGCCGAGCAGACCGTCGCGTGGCTGCAAAAGCTGCAACTGGCCAACGGCTCGTTCCACTACCGGCCGGGCAAAGCGGTCAGCCTGGTGGGCACTTACATGGCCATCGCGGCGATGTATCTGCTCGACGCGCAGCCGACGTATCTGCAGGAGTCGAAAGACTGGATCGCTGCCCATCAGAAGCAGGACGGTGGTTTCGGCCCGCTCAATGCGACCTCGGCGACTACCGACGAAAGCTTCGTCTGCATTCAGACGCTGCTGATTCTCGAACAGGGGCTGTCGCAATACTGGGTCGCGTTGTTGAACTGACCCGCACACAGCATCGAAGGACGTTCAATCATCATTTTGCCAGGGGAGGCGCTGATGAAAATTTTAGTGACAGGGGGCGCGGGCTTCATTGGCTCGGCCGTGGTGCGGTTTCTGATCGAAGAGACCGAATGCGAAGTGATCAACGTCGACAAACTGACCTACGCCGGCAATCTCGAGTCGCTGGCCGAAGTGTCCGACTCGCCGCGTTACCGGTTCTGTCAGGTCGACATCTGCGACAAGCCGGCGCTGGACGAACTGTTCACACGCCTGCAACCGGATGCGGTGATGCACCTGGCCGCCGAGTCCCACGTGGACCGTTCGATCGATGGCCCGCAAGCCTTTATCGAAACCAACATCGTCGGCACCTACACGATGCTCGAAGCGGCGCGCGGTTACTGGAACCGGCTGGACGCGGCGCGTCAGTCGGCGTTCCGTTTCCATCACATTTCCACCGACGAAGTGTACGGCGATCTGGAACCCGAAGATCCGGCGTTCACCGAGCGCACGCCGTATGCGCCAAGTTCGCCGTATTCGGCGACCAAGGCCGGCTCCGATCATCTGGTTCGCGCCTGGCATCGCACCTTCGGCCTGCCGGTGGTGATGAGCAATTGCTCGAACAATTACGG includes the following:
- a CDS encoding prenyltransferase/squalene oxidase repeat-containing protein; the encoded protein is MPLHPQFVFDKGLKDIEYGGFFAVTDTSGEVAISSDKQLQDQVAATLYQAEHGDDVDLRFAHDGLMRLHDASNGGFHELADRYWTPHGSGRCRTLALQLDALAALIAYQRRVPQDAANNAAIHGLLEKVEALYARSTVAGLYSSDWSTPLELATSIELDISATALLARIGNEPLGLGLVGHLQIHAENLIGRVAGSDSASCVDVALTRCAVRAQVSLVLARLADVRDDNALSNLARSFLLQTLALFRDPAYGGYWDRVGINGKVRCDWHTSYKHHESPFPIKTAYDVALLLQAIQALPSGASDADRASVTAALLEFHDARNGGLFMGKGYFWSTPDDPTVPFIRQFWAPPRQPGIFSIGNLTYLPLHLKSLKTQLAAAHALQSIEPAAAVAHHDDAALVSRELQVIDGGGDVQRIHPNGVPTINVDLQRYLAWLAKARASNQTPYGLTAETTPLGFRADKTWQVFSGLHVISDLHALGLQIENKASLIDCIRASQNTDGGFAEQPGHLSDVFATYCAVLSLRVLGALPNDIGACVRYLQACQNPDGGFGDVPGFGSDIWHTNLAVLSLHALEAKAPDEQGVMAFALRCRSADGGFANKPGYPPDAFSVYRVVSTLFILNRRIVDAEQTVAWLQKLQLANGSFHYRPGKAVSLVGTYMAIAAMYLLDAQPTYLQESKDWIAAHQKQDGGFGPLNATSATTDESFVCIQTLLILEQGLSQYWVALLN
- the rfbB gene encoding dTDP-glucose 4,6-dehydratase, which encodes MKILVTGGAGFIGSAVVRFLIEETECEVINVDKLTYAGNLESLAEVSDSPRYRFCQVDICDKPALDELFTRLQPDAVMHLAAESHVDRSIDGPQAFIETNIVGTYTMLEAARGYWNRLDAARQSAFRFHHISTDEVYGDLEPEDPAFTERTPYAPSSPYSATKAGSDHLVRAWHRTFGLPVVMSNCSNNYGPYHFPEKLIPHVILNALQGKPLPVYGDGAQIRDWLFVEDHARALYAVVTRGEVGQTYNIGGHNEKTNLEVVHTLCDLLEARGAEKPAGVAHFRDLITFVKDRPGHDKRYAVDAGKIHATLGWTPEETFESGMKKTVDWYLDNRAWWLRVMSGAYALERLGEQRDEALVA